Genomic DNA from Corticium candelabrum chromosome 5, ooCorCand1.1, whole genome shotgun sequence:
GACGTGCATAAGACATCCAGTTCTGGACGTAGTCTAGTAGTCAGAGTACCCTGAAATGACACgtaagcttaattaattgactcaCACGACAAGTGCAGTGTGTCTACTCTAGCTATTTAGTCATTCAATAATTGCAAACATACCGTCTGTAGGACTCGCTCGGAAACCTCCAGCAGTTGCATTGCAAAGTATCTTTTTACATTCGGTCTTCTCAAATGAATCTCTTTACTAGCGAGCTCTCTGCAGTCTAGGGATATGGTAAGAGCTCGTTTGGAAGATTGGACATAAATAGTCACTTCTTGTTGCATTTGCATCTTATCGAGTTCGAGTGTAATAGTTGGTTCGTTTACTTGACTGCCATTTCTTGATAAGTATTTAATATCGAGATCTAAAGAGTGACCGACTGCTCGAGCTTCTACAATCACCCAACATTTAAAAAAGTGACGACTCGGTGCGTGTCCGAGCAATAGTAAAGCCACAGCCATGTCTGTGACGGTAGACACTGGAAACGTGAGCACGACATCTGGAGTGAGATTGTACGTTTGACGAGGAAACATCTGCAGCAACAACGTGTTGTCCTCCTCGTACGAGCTGACAAGCAGCGACAAGTGCTTTCTGTCCTTCGACAATCCTACAAACAAGTGGACAGCAATCAGACATTCCTAATCGCTTGACAACAAGCAGATTATATGCAGCTCAATGCATTTTCAGCGGGTAAATCGTACAGAGTGATTATTCACGTGCATAAACACGTGGTTATGCAAGAACTCTCTTCACACAGTAAGGTCGAATAATGTCACTAAGTAAGACTCGTCTGCAGTCAGGCTATAGTTTACATAGCGGTCGCGCCGACTGTTACAAGTCACTGGTGCATTCTCGACCTTTATGTAGTGCGTAGGACGACCGCGGCGTCTTGTTTACTGGCTCCACTCTAAATTGACCACCTGCATGCAAACAGGCTCACCTTTCTCCTCTCTTCCTGAGACACACGAGTAAAGCAACAATGTCGTCAGCAACAGCAAGACGGCACTCCTGGTCGTCGACATCATTTCCTTCGGCTCACAAGTGAAATTGATCGTAAACAGCAAGTATGAGTGACGGTATAGCTTCAGAAGCACGAGCGAACGATAGACTAAGAAACAACAATGTAATGGAAAGCAGCCGTACACAGCATCCgcaaacaagcacaaagcCGCACCGAATTATGCAAAGAAAGATGGGGGCGGCTAGATCTTGAGGCATctcaacacacatgcacttacgtagacagacggacagcagaccaacacaaagtgACAAACGAAGGTCGGTGACTTGAGAGGCATCACACACCCACAAATGCAGCTTGACTCGATCAGACGGATCGACAAGAGCGAGCAATCAATTTAGAATCAGTGATCATGAGACCAGGGAACGTCTGGCGTTATTAACTCGATGCTtaccaagcaaacagatggTCAACTTTCAGCTTGTGCCTCTGATCTCTGGCTCTCGATGAGCGCGACTGCACGTTGACAGGACGCTCTTACTGTACATACACGTATAATACCGCCCACTACCATTGGCTCTACaataaaattaacaaacaaagataACAACTCTCCTCGCTTGCTACAGGCTTCTGTGTACACCTCGATATAGTTTAGTTCTAAAATAGAATCTAACAATATGTAGAGAAAGCGGACGTGCGTCAGAAAGACCGTCAAGTTGCTCTAATGAATATAAAGTCACCGGACAGCCACGGTCGAGCGTATTACCAAATCGACGATACGGTAATCAGAGAAGCTCGATCATTTGCAGCAATTAGAATAAACGCCAACAAAGATAATCCAGTTTGTGGAGTGCGGCCACATACAAGGTCGTCACGTGAGCAGCGAGATCACAGATTGTCCAGACACGACTTCTCTTGAACCTCCGAGTTACCTAGGGTAACATGAAACCGACAGCGGAGGCGAAGAGTCATTAAATAATTCAGAATGAGCTTAACTTCCTCCCAGATTTTGCATAACAGttatatacaaacagatgcattaattaacctaaGAGACTGTAGCGTATGCCTCGTGGTATGTCTCAAGTGCAGAGATATCTTTTCTCTTGCGGCCAACGAGCATGGATATGgatgagacaacacaaacgaCAGAAACCGCTCTTACAACGTTTTCCACTGCTTGTGAGCACAAGGCGCAAGCCAGCCACTGCCAAGTGTCTATTCCAGCAAATGGTGGACTATGAATATTCAATACTAACTAATCAATTAGTTATGCAAAAGATGTTGCCTGCAAATGACTCAGTGATATAGTTATAAAAATTTAGCTACAAGTTGACAGCCAGCTGCAGTACAAATAAAAGATTGCCAATTAAGCGCATGATTGTTTGCATCACGTGGTTTGTTTGCTCCTTTGCTTCCAAAAACATTCCATTTTCTGACAAATTTCGTCAAATGTAGGTCTGTCCTCCTGTTCGTATTCCCAGCAGCTCTGCATTACTTCATAGACACTTTGTGGACACAAGTCAGGTTTTGACAAACGTTTTCCACTGTCAATATACTCCATTATCTACACGTAATCAATCATACATATTACACAGACAGAATCCAACCATCTTAAGCATCAGCTGAATTATGTATAGACTCACACTCCTAGGCAGTATCTTGCCATAGGGTTTTCTGCCAAGCATGAATATCTCCCAAATTGCTACGCCATAACTCCATACATCACTCTTGTGAGAAAATCTCTTGAAATTGATTGACTCTGGTGCATACCTGACAACAGACATAGACATATAGAGTTGTCATATGTTCAAGAAGACCAAACAACGTTACCATTTAAGTGGCCACTGCCCCTGGTTTGCAGCCACATAATACTCTTTCTCACCGCCAAATACACGAGAAAGTCCAAAATCAGCAATCTTGACAAGCTGGGGAGATGCGACTAGAATGTTCCTTGCAGCCAGATCTCTATGAACAAATTTCTGAGATGCCTAAAAAAGATCAATCTAAGCAGCTGCAGTACAAATATAACAGTTTCTTAGAAAGGAagttaccaaatatgtcattCCGGTAGCAATCTGTAGGCAGTAGCGAATCAATGTATTAGTGGCTGGAGGCTCATGCTGTTGTTACAGAAAACCAACATTGTGCTTCAAAAactcaataaataaataaatggcCAACCCTTAGATTTCGAAGATAACTATTGACAGCACCAAGAGATACGAGTTCTGTGACAAGAAGTAAAGAAGGTTCTATACACAAAACAGTGTCAATAACAGCATGTCAACATATTGAATATATTGCAAATGCCTGACCGAAACAAATGCCCAGCAGCCTGACTATGTAGGGGTTGTCTAATGCGATCATTGACTTGGCTTCCTGAAAGAAGTCTTGCTGCTGATGTACGTCAGCGTCAGCTATCAATGCCTTTACAGCGGTCTGTCAAGGCATAGCAAGTAATAACTCAATCTGTGGCTCAAGACATTATTTCATTTACTATTACTTCTTGCTTTGTACCATCAGATTTCATCCATACTGCTTTCTTCACCACACCAAACTGGCCCTAACATATTTtaattgctatatatatagacagaaaaataaactCAGTTGTATTACCGATCCCAAGTCTGCTAACAAACTCAGCTCACTAGCATGAATGATGCTAGTCTTTGCCAACTCTTCCAATCCCAGACTCATAGGACTTGGAGCCCCTTGGTTACGCAATTTAGGCGATTTCCTAGGTTTAGCGACCGGACCAGTCACTAAAGTCCTCTGTGAGGTCAATGCAGAAGATGGGTGTTGTACAGTAATGGCTTGACCAGCTCGACCAGAACACGACATGCTTCTTGCAAAAGTCGGGTTTAACTCTGTACTCCTTTGTGAGGCCAATTCAGAAGATGAGTGATCAGGTTGACCAGAATCTGAAAAACTTCTTTGATGAAAAACAGAAGTGCTAGACAGACAACGCAACTATAATTTCATTTCCACGCAAATCGTATAAAGTACATAAGTACCTTGCTACTCTGTGTTGCACATCACTGCCATCTTGACAAAATCCTAGCTTTCCTGTTGAACTAGCAATCTGATGTTTCAAATCAAATTATCAATCAAAACACTTAACAGCTGAGCATCAACAAAACCTGAGTAGTTTGAAGAGAATCACCAGAGGGATTAGATGCACTAACTTTATAAAAATGAGATCAAATCACAAACAAGGTGAAATCTGACAAATGTAATCCCTCTACCTTTTCTGGCTAATGTTAGCAGAGCCTCACACAGACCACGACTAGACAATCTAGTCTGCCATTATAAACAATCAAATGTACAAGCTATTAACAACAATAACTGTGACTGTCACTAGATACTTACAGATACATCAGACCAGCACTGTTTCATCAGTTCATAAACACCAGCTGAACACCCTTGTCTAACCAATATCAAACACCAATCACAGATACTTGGAAACAGTTTAACCACAGCTATGTGTCTAACATTGCACTCAGTTGTTGTCCTGTTTTGATAAGATTCTTAACCtgtacaaacagcaaacatacCTAACTTAGATGTCATGTTTAGCTACATAAACAGGAACCttgcaagaaaaacaaaagttAAGCCCAAGGGTGAGAGTGAGCTGTACCACTTCATATCTCTAACATTGCCAGTTAAGGAAGTTGGCTGCCCAACCTATTAGATACTTAATTAGTGGCTTTTGTTGTGGTTACTAGCTTGTAGTAAGCTAATCTAGTATACTGGTGGCCACCTGTCTAATTCATTAGGTTGTTTAGTATATCACTGAGTGGACTACCTTGTTTGGAATGTGTCACATTGACAACAGAAATAAAAACCCATAACCAAATAGTTGCAGAATTAGACTTGACTATTTCAGTGCACTTAGGATGCAGGGTATGCACTCAGCACAAGTGTCTAATAATAGTGTCTAGAGATCATAATTCATAGCTATTGCAACAACTTGGTCTCAAATCCCGTTAGTGACCAATCTAGAAACCATGACAAAGCAAAAGATTCACATGCCATGTTCTAAATATTACCACACCTGAGTTGGGGAAAGAGAGTCAAATGGCTTTCGTTTTCCATAATTGAACAATTCCCAAAGTACTACTCCAGCTGCCCATACATCACTTGCATGGGATAGAGAAACACCATTGACAcattcaacagcaagccaaGGCAAGAGATGTCTGAACCAACAGGGTATAATTGTATGGCAATACTAATTACATGATACTACCAAAAGCTGTCACGGTCACCTTCCTAATCCATGCTCTTCGTTGAAATAGTCAGGGCTGACTGCTGCAGTCTGACCTACTAGACCCACGTCCGATATCTTGACGGTACTGGGTGACACGAGCAGCACAGAGTGAGCAGTAAGGCCACCATGAACACAACTCTGTCACAAGACCATGAATAATACATTCCATCAAGATTAGCATACATTAAACCTGTGAATCCAAGTACGATAATCCTTCAGCAACTTGAGCAGCTACACCAAGTAGAAATTTCTCTGACATCTCTGATTGTCTGTTCAATATGTGCATCACAGAAATGCCACATCACCAGCTTGGAATAGTGAATTAGCTCACTTGTGTTTAGCCAAGTGTTCATCAATTGGACCCAAAGGTGCAAATTCCTGAACCAGGTATGTGCTTTTGGCAACAGTGTGGAGACCGAAATACTTCACTAAACGCTTATGATTCAGCCGGAAAAGTGTCGAGGAAAATTGAGTCAATTGCtgcataaaacaaaaattaccCATTCAATTAATAGTTAACATGTTAAAGTGTGAGTACTGTACTCACTTTACCAACCACAAAACTAGCATTGTCTAAACAACTGAGCAAAACGGTAACTTGGTCACTGTCACCATCCCTCACTTTCATTTCTCCCAAATGGATATTTCCAAACAGACCctgtcaacacaaacagctaATTAACTGTTGCAagaataaacaacaaaaatgatGTAAAACACATACCTCTCCTACCTTACCACACACAGTCACCAAATTGGAAGACAGTGAGCATTGTGTATTAGGTCTTGGTGACAAAGGCACAGGAGGCGGCTGTTCCTCTGTTTCGATCTTCCGATCAATAAATGGAGAATCTTTAGTAGGTACTGGTAAACACACCTTGACCAGTTTTGTACATAAGCCATCCTATCAACAATAAAACTGATTTCGTTGAATAATACGCAAGCAGAGTATTTATAGTAAGCAAAGGACCCTCTCTTCATGATAATGGTTCAGCAGGTTTGACACCGTTGGATAGCGAAGTCCATCTTGTATTCCATAACCTTCGCAATGTCGCTGAATAAGGTAGTGTTTCACTTCATTGCCAATGCACACCGAGAGACTATAGCCTCCCTTCACTCGAGCATTTTCACGTACTAGATACAATCCATCAACAAGACCGGCTGTTTGAAGCAGCTGTTTTGCTTCATCTCGACTAAAACACATGCATATTTCTAAGGGCGAAACATCACAAGATACATTAAACATAAGAGACCTAATGGGTCCATGAACTTGTAATTTCTCTTCGTCCAAATCACATGGCTTCTCACGGACTGACTGACCGTGTTGCTCTGAGCCAACAGACTCAATAACAACTGTGCCATTAGAGTGAACATGCTGTCCTCTTCCATTTGTAGGACTTTGTTTCCTAATAAGTGGACCACTACCTAACCCCATTCTGGGTATGTGGCCATCGGGATGAATAATTCCTTCTATAATTGTCTTTGTGTTATCAATTAGTAGTCGGCAGTAGCCATCTACCATACTACAAAATGTCTCTAATGTCTTCATGCTACCACATGAAAACACACGAGTAGCACCATTTGCTCGATTTAAATGTACAAGTAGACTGCCTGAACCAGCACTCGTACAAGTTCGAACAGACGCAACATCATTCAAACTACAAATACTTTCCTgacacaaaaagacagaaaatcaacacacacatccatatcatcaatacacacaaactaacCAACCTTATACACCTCCTGTCGAACTAGAACTAGACCAGACAAATGAGACAAAGTCACAACCACAGACTCTGAGATGCTCTCTCCCATCACAGATTGAGCCTATATTATATTATACGAGCATAGATCACCAATTTGTATCCGCTATATGTCTTCGGTTAATTCACTTACGAGATTCATCTTAAACCGATGAACGTCAAAGCTGGGCAACTGCTCAATAATTTCCACATATCGAATAGCTGCAGCCTCATCGGTCATGTTTTCAAAATTCTTGAAGCTTCGAGTAAGAACATCAATCAGTGCATCTTGTGTTTTCAGTTTGTCTCTGGCTGATTTAGGCAAGAAGTGTTGAAGACCAAATTGTTTCCTGGAAGCGATAAATAGATGTAACTCTATATCCAAACTAAAACTGAAATGTATGACTTACAAGGCACTCTGAAAGGTTATATTCAACCTCAGTGTGGCAAGAAGAATGTCTAGACAAGCAAGACGCAGGGCATCCTGTAGGCCAACGTTAGAATACGCGTCAGACACGAAGTCAGATCTACACTACAACCACAACAAAAAAGATTatcgtttaattaatagagcTCCATTTCACAGCTTCCGGAAGACGACGTGTCCTCCTAGTGCATGCATGCCGACCTGCATGATATAATACTCAAACGCTACAGAGTCGAGGCGTCTCAACTCCACGCTGTTCTTCACTTTAAATTGCACACGGAATGACCAATCTATGGCTGCGTCATTCTTGTCCAAGTAGCGAAATGGATAGAGCCAGTACCGACTTTCACGATTGTAGAGGCCAAAAAACGGCACGGCTATCGTCTTTATCTTCGCTTTCTCTGCGGCCAAGTTGATCAAATCCTtccaaacaaatagacaaatgtgaaTTGTTACGATGTGAGTACACGTGCATGCAGCCACATGCTGGAAAGAACATGTACAGTGGTCTAGTCAGTACGTCTCTACACTGTACTCACTTGAACGAGAAGACGAGGCTTGAATTCTATGGGAATAATCCAGTCCGCTTGTCCTCCTGGTGCGAGGAGGTGAATAGCGCCAATTTGCTGTTTCTTCTTACGCAGCCAGCTCGACATTCTGCTCACAACTGTATAGATCAGTGCAATTGAGAAGACTGGAAAATTTTTGGGAACGGTTGCAAAACAACGAAGTGATCAGTAAGAAAGAACTACGTCTAGAATTTGAAGCAGGACGTCCGCCATCTCGCAGGCGTTCTGGATCACGTGCACAAGACCGCCCTTTTCATCCACGTGACATCTATGGACTCGacgacttgtgtgtgtgttttctaaGCTCGTGCCAAACGAGATCATGAATGTAATGATGATTCTCTAGTGGCTGCACACAAGAGCAAGACTTCCCACTCTCGACATCTAGCTAGCTAGGCAAGAATTGCAAAAATTTAGTTACAGAAAAGATAATATTAGAAGTTGACGGGCATTGTGCCTGCACATTGCGTTGCCGTTTGTGCACAACGGCTGTACTTGGATGACAGTTAAGTTCGTAATAAACTGTTAGCTAGCAAATCTTGAGAATGTCGAGAGAGCGTTGATAAGTGGAGTGTTCTGTATACCTTTTTTGTGAATTCAAATGTGATCTTTCTAAAGATAACTCTGGTAATAATACATTttggcttagataatttgttCTAATAGTAACTATTGATCATGATTTCTGACTTCAGATTAAGTATGAGTAAATAAATAACCCTGGTTttcaatttattgattatagAAGATACGATACATTAACGTATGTGCATTACAAAACTTTATACACTAGATAGACTATTATCTGTCAGAATAAAATAATTTCATATTTTTATCACAATTTACCGTTTCTTCTTGTGTGGCCACTGTAGAGCATTGTGTAATTATTAGATGTAtggtgctcaaccagatcagtctggttcacCAGCAAGCAAATTCAGGTTTACAGGTGCTTAGGCCAGATACCTCTGCAACTGTGCAGCAAATTGACGGGCCGTGAGCGAGATCGGGTGTGTGAGATATCACACTCCCGCATCATCAATCTGCATGAGGGAACTAGAACGATACAGAGGCCATACAAAGGTGATCGTCGACTCGATCTTTCGTACCAGTACCCTTCGACCACCTGTATTGATGCCTAGAGCATCAGTCTGTCCACGAGATAGTGTGTATAGACAGGAGCTTCCTGGTCAGCCAATCAAGCTACTGCAGGTCCGTTGTCTTCCAATGAACGGACACAGGAATCGTAAGCTAGAATTGGCAGTGCAAACCCACTAATGGCAAAAACGTTGTTGTGACCTTCCTACATACGACTTAGTCCGGAAAGCATCACTCTACGAAAGTAACTACTCGTTGACCGAGTGCCTCCTACACAGTGGTGTGCTCGATACCGCTACTCTCGTCTATGCCCACATACTTGTACAGAAGACTTGACCGTTTCCAGACAGTTACTAATTGATGGTGTTCGTTTTTCCTTACCGACACGGCGGTCACCTCATATTAGTGTGCAAACAGTTACCCCTCACAAGGCTCGCACGAGTACATAAACTCTTTTTCCAACAGAACTGTGTTGTGGTATGGGACTACTGTAGTCTAGTCTTGTCCTGGTGATTACTATTGCACTGTGAGGTAGCATTAAATGAAACCGATAAACAAAGAAGTTGATACTACAACAGCCAGAGCGAAATTCTTAGGTTCACAGTACGAGTCCAGCCTGGTACGAGTCCAATTAGCCCCACACTTCCATATTGAGCAACGGTCTCTGCACTAATGCCAATAGATAAGACCACCTACTACTAGTTTACAAGTAAACAGCAGCCGCGGACATGTAAAAGTGAATGTCCCCATTCACACCTGAACGATTAGCATATCGAAAGTCTAAATAACAAGTGACGTGTTGACTCAAGAAACAATTGCGTTATCTCACAAGCAAATCGATCCGCATACACTGTCAACAACAAGAGGCAACGGCATCTAAGTTAACGAGTCTAGTTAATCTAGACAGTATCTGCGTTAGCATTTACCGGTGGCCCTACAGTTTCTTCTATCACACCGTAGACACTGTATCCACCTCGGTGAGAACTCAAATTGAAACTAGCTGACGCAAGTCAACTATTCACTGCTGTCACATGATGATATCCCACGTTTTCCTGTTTGACCTTTTGAAATTCCCCTTACGCCTGCTCAAGACTGCTACAAGAGCCCAGTTTTGTTGCACTATAGTCACttcatctctctctctcagtAGGAACGCTAGGACTTTGGTGCGACTAAGGATCATGACGACTACTTGGTTCATTGTTGTCGCCGTCTGCATCGCGACGACTACCGCAGGCGAGCCCGGTTGTTATGCACCAGACTATTGCAACGACCTCATAAACGTGACTATGACTTCACAACGAGAGGCGCTAGCAAACTCTACTCAATGCTCGCGTAAGAAAAGCAAATTGGTCGTGAGTGGTAGCGCACTGGCTACAACTCTTCACCTCTCTGTGATCCACAGCCTCCGGTCCATGCGGACACACCTGCTGTCCGATCATTGTCAAGCCAAGTTGTATAAGTCCTCCGAACGTGTCGTCGGTTATTGAATCATATAGCGGATATCGTGCAAACGCAGCCATCATTACCGCCTGGGGAAACTGCCCCACCAAAAACGGTTTCTTGTAAGCACAAAACAGCTTTCTTGTTCACCTAGACGAACATTAGGTTTCTTGTTGTGTGCAGTTGGTGGGTGGACTGGGGTGACGGCACCAAATCCTACGGCGACAGAGACGTACAGGGACCGTATCAAGAAGTACACACATACTACGGCGGCTGCTACCGCAGCTACCTCGTCGTGGCGGCGTACTGCGCCATTCCACACACTGCCTCTCAACATCCGTGCTGTGACTACTATTGCAGACGTATCGATGTACATGCTTGATGGCACTTCCACAGAGTCTGCCTGCAACAAAGAGGAAACAGACCGAGCAGTGACAAAATAGTCCTGCTGTACGTAGTCGCAGCTGAATGTACGTGTTTGCTTCGAGTCTCGCACGCAATTTGATCTGAAACTTGCAATTGTCAGAAAAACCCAATAAAACTAGTTTATGGAATCGATCGGTTTACGCCGGCCACACAGTTTGCAATCAACTACACCCACCCATTCATAGCAACGAAACGGTTTCATTCTCATTAACAACAAATCCAAAGAGCAATGAATGAGCAAAAACCGCTTGTTGTAAACGACCGCAGTCTTTCACAATTCTTGCTAATAATAGTTTACATGTACAAGTCACATGTTCCATCTCGCtttggcaaacaaacaaaaggtaCAAAGAGAAAGTGAAACATCTTCCCCCGCATTTAGGACGTCAGCAAGTTGGAACGAGCACTGTGCAGCTGGCAAACTGTATGCAAACCATTTTAAAGAGCGAAACTAAACTAACGTAGTAGTAACAGTCCTGTATTGATGCTAAGGTAAATGACACCCACTAGCAATACTCATAACGCCGTAGTGTACTGCGTGTAAAAATATCCAATTGCACAAGCTGACCCGTCAGATCAGAACAAAGAACACAATCGATCGCCGGTTCATCTCGCTCCAGTGACTGCGCGTCCTATTACATTAGCCTCCCCAACTATTACTATACAAAGATCACGTGACAAGTGTGGTAGGAACATTACAAAACCTTAACATATTCATTGTTCCACGTAGAGCTCACAACGAATCAGTTAAATCTTCTTGACTGCTTGCGCTTACTATCAGTCTTGAACTCGAAAAACTCCTCTGTGGTACACTGAAATCTGTTTCATCCTATCACAAAAAAGGGAATGAGACATCATCACGTGAAGACTAGCTTGTCCATAACCTCCCACAGAAGTTCGTTTTCCATGTCCATCAGCGAGTTCGCACCTCCCAACACGTTCAACAATCGATTGCTGAACTGTCTCCCGGGTTCTTTCCGTTTTGTCGCTTTCCGCTGACTGTCATCGTCCTGTTGTTGGCCACCACTTGAAGTATGTCTCATTCCACTCGAGCCGACTGCTTCATCGAGATCAGTCACATTCATGACGGGATCTTGGACAAAGTTACGATCTACGTACTTCATTCTGATAAATGCCTGCCGCTCATACCTtcaataaacacaaatatcaGTACACTACACAGTAGTCCAATATATTTACATCAACAAAATTGCTTCAATCATCTACTCAGTCACTCGGTACTCTTCCATCACATTCTTACGTGTTAGTAGTAGCGGTTGGACGCGGTAGTGAATCAAACGGTTCCGTTCCTAGTTTTGCTTCGTAGTAAGCATTTATCCTGGCATTGCCATGTGACTCCATAAACTGAAACAACCAGACATAGAATCAGCACCAACCAGAAGCCACGCATCTTTGTACTGACCTGAACACTACCCTCATCCCAACTGTCCAGCACCAAAGATCGAACTTTGGAGATATGTACACCTAAGCTGCGATGAACTCCTGAACATTCAATACAAATAACTACACCGAGATTGATGCTAGCCCATTCGGGATCTATAATGATATGATAATGGCGTCAATAGAGCAAAATAAAATCGTTAACTGAAGTTGTTCCCACCCTCTGCTGTGCAGTCTGCACAAACACTATTCCCTGGTACCGCATGAATCCTCTCTGACGCATTCTTTACCAAGTCTTGAGCTTCTGACTGCTCACTCGGCTACAGAAAACACACTGTACACCCAACAACCTTCACAAAATTATTAAAGTTCATTCTCTGTAAACGCCTACAATTGACAACATTTAATAGCTGACGTTCTATCTAGCTGCTATAATTAACAGAAACAGCAAGTGTATGTACACTTCTGAAATATGCATCCTTCACAGTACAAAGTGTAGTGTCCTTGTCATGACTTCAACAAATCATCACTCATCTCCACCCTTTCATGCATGATCCCACCCATATCCCTTCCTCACACtatcaaacaaaacaaattgaaacaaaCCTGAAGACGAAATTGCCTGCTTCCAATAGCAGATGTGATCGCCTCCTAATGTAAGTACatgcaacttcaaaacaacAGTTAGCATCAGAAAACAAAAACGCTTTCCTGCAAAGCACTCATCCATTGCTGCAAGTTAGCAGCAGTAAAGGCTTGAAAATATCTTTCTGTTCTTGGTGAAATGAGCTACATGACAACGTATGAGCAAAAGCAATATGATCAACATATGCCCTTACTCAATCACTGAATATATGCAAATACTTGAAAACAATAGTTTCGATCTACTTCTGAGGGCAAACAAGGTTTGACTGCACAAAGCAAAAGATTGTCTAATTCAACAGGATTGGTCCTGCCATCTGACAGCGCCATCATCAGCCAACTGTCATTCTGTAATACAATGCTACAAAACTAAAACAAACGGACAATGTAGATAAATGTGGTACGTACAACAACTCAGACACATCTCACCACAGGTGGCCATTTCGATCTTCCCTGCACTTTGTGATGCAGACGGAGGTATCCTTGCATGAGAACCTTTGCAGTCTCTATGTCATCAGCTGTTTCGCTGACATCTTGATCAGCCTGAGAAACTTGTTCTGTGCTGTGTACATGGATCTGAACGTTCTGTTCTTCACTCTGGTCTATGAAACTCTTGTCCATATCTTGTGCA
This window encodes:
- the LOC134180227 gene encoding uncharacterized protein LOC134180227, with the translated sequence MSSWLRKKKQQIGAIHLLAPGGQADWIIPIEFKPRLLVQDLINLAAEKAKIKTIAVPFFGLYNRESRYWLYPFRYLDKNDAAIDWSFRVQFKVKNSVELRRLDSVAFEYYIMQCRSDFVSDAYSNVGLQDALRLACLDILLATLRLNITFQSALKQFGLQHFLPKSARDKLKTQDALIDVLTRSFKNFENMTDEAAAIRYVEIIEQLPSFDVHRFKMNLAQSVMGESISESVVVTLSHLSGLVLVRQEVYKESICSLNDVASVRTCTSAGSGSLLVHLNRANGATRVFSCGSMKTLETFCSMVDGYCRLLIDNTKTIIEGIIHPDGHIPRMGLGSGPLIRKQSPTNGRGQHVHSNGTVVIESVGSEQHGQSVREKPCDLDEEKLQVHGPISRDEAKQLLQTAGLVDGLYLVRENARVKGGYSLSVCIGNEVKHYLIQRHCEGYGIQDGLRYPTVSNLLNHYHEERDGLCTKLVKVCLPVPTKDSPFIDRKIETEEQPPPVPLSPRPNTQCSLSSNLVTVCGKVGEGLFGNIHLGEMKVRDGDSDQVTVLLSCLDNASFVVGKQLTQFSSTLFRLNHKRLVKYFGLHTVAKSTYLVQEFAPLGPIDEHLAKHKQSEMSEKFLLGVAAQVAEGLSYLDSQSCVHGGLTAHSVLLVSPSTVKISDVGLVGQTAAVSPDYFNEEHGLGRHLLPWLAVECVNGVSLSHASDVWAAGVVLWELFNYGKRKPFDSLSPTQVKNLIKTGQQLSAIQGCSAGVYELMKQCWSDVSTRLSSRGLCEALLTLARKVSASNPSGDSLQTTQIASSTGKLGFCQDGSDVQHRVASTSVFHQRSFSDSGQPDHSSSELASQRSTELNPTFARSMSCSGRAGQAITVQHPSSALTSQRTLVTGPVAKPRKSPKLRNQGAPSPMSLGLEELAKTSIIHASELSLLADLGSGQFGVVKKAVWMKSDGTKQETAVKALIADADVHQQQDFFQEAKSMIALDNPYIVRLLGICFEPSLLLVTELVSLGAVNSYLRNLRHEPPATNTLIRYCLQIATGMTYLASQKFVHRDLAARNILVASPQLVKIADFGLSRVFGGEKEYYVAANQGQWPLKWYAPESINFKRFSHKSDVWSYGVAIWEIFMLGRKPYGKILPRSIMEYIDSGKRLSKPDLCPQSVYEVMQSCWEYEQEDRPTFDEICQKMECFWKQRSKQTT
- the LOC134179908 gene encoding uncharacterized protein LOC134179908, whose protein sequence is MTTTWFIVVAVCIATTTAGEPGCYAPDYCNDLINVTMTSQREALANSTQCSPSGPCGHTCCPIIVKPSCISPPNVSSVIESYSGYRANAAIITAWGNCPTKNGFFWWVDWGDGTKSYGDRDVQGPYQEVHTYYGGCYRSYLVVAAYCAIPHTASQHPCCDYYCRRIDVHA